cacgcacaagtataaatgctcacaacagcgtaggcgaCATGCgtagggtctgctgcacaagtataaatcccccttaatttcattcactgactgGTTCTGCCATCTCGAGCCCTGATTCAAAATGCTGAATCGACTGAAGAACAGCCGACAAGAGCCAAGTAGTGGAACGCACGGCTAAAAACtggggcgacagacgctcagtCAGCTTAATGTTTCAGGGCCCTCACTCAGATTCTGACTCTTTCAAGCTTTGAAGCTGATCCATCATGAAACAGCAGAGACATCTTGTTAGCAAACGGTTGCTTattcacacatccagcagttatgGAGCATCGTTATTATTCATTTGGAGTCACGTTTCTGGTCACTTGAGCAACATAAATCCAATATTCACtttccttttagctctggttttgtctctaccaactcctgagggaaatatgtgTCTCTTTAGCTGCCAAACGCTCCACTCTGTTCACCAGCTCGTCTCTAACTGTGCCTGTCCTCTTTTCATAAAACAGTTTAATTAAACTCTCAGCAAAAATACATTGCATTGCctgatgaaaatgtgtgtgattgCTCTGTGCTCTGAGTCTTCTGCACTCCTTGGGCTTTAATAAACATCAGTGTGTAACTCTAACTGTACATGCGATCATTATATACAGTTAATATATTTGAATGAGGTTTAAATTTTGTACATTATATCTCCTAAGAATTACATATCTTTCAACATGTAAATCATTTGACAGCATTAACTGTGGATATGAATCAAAGGTCTCaaacaaaaatctaaatgtCTTATCATGAAAATGTATGCAAATGTTATGAAAATGCAAGAAACTGCGTAGAAttaagcagagctgcagagcaaaCACACTAATGAGGCCCCTGAAAAGTATTCACACTGTGGTCGGGCCCTTTTTCTGTGTGCTTCATGTCAGGCAGACTACACACACATGGCACCAATACATAAACACTGAAGTGATTAAGTCAGTGCAAATGTATTGCTAccacctgtgtgtatgtttcaCGTATTCGTTTTGAAGTTTTGGCATCCATCCACTACACAAAAAAAGAGCTGTGTATTTTTTCATGTATACACagaacaaaaattaaaagagcacttttgtttttgcttccatgtttcacagttttaaagatctaagacttttttttaaatgcacttaATAGATAAATGTCTCAAATTTTGTTCCCACATTTGTTGaagtctgtgttagtgagcatttctccttttccaagattaTCCATGTtcactgaattttcatttcactaccataagctGTCCCCAATGTTGtttccctgaatttggcagAACATTATATTGGCCTCCTTAACTGCAGATCATGTGTACCCACACTAtctcaggacctccacatccagtgtCTTCACCTGCAGGATTGTCTGAAATCAGCCACCTGGGCAGCTGATGCAACAACTGGTTTGCACTGGGCAGAGTGAGAGAGTAGTGATGTCCTGTGGCCGCAGATGTGCTGATGTCATCCAAAGCAAGGGCCTGTACACTTCCTACTAACCGCTGGCTGTTGTAACCTTCAGAAAGTGTAGTTGTAATCTTTCTCCGTGCTACAGTCATTGCTGTTCTTTAATTTGGATCATTGTGTTTTCgacaaaataaagtttttttgttgAAGTGCCTTGGTTATTTTGTGAAAGTGTTCACACAATGTCCTCTAATTTTGATCACCACTGTATTTTGGCAGACACCCATGACGATACAGTGACCCCTACAGGACACATTAGCAACCTACACACATTTAACACCATGGATGGCTCCTGTACACTGCATTAGGCAAGTGgtgtcacaccagatactggcTGATTCTTTGACCAATATGTGGAGCTgttttaatcagcatcttgatcggccacacctgtcaggtggatgattatcttggaaaagtgCTCACTTAACAGATTTTTAACAAATATGGGACCAAATTTCAAGAGAAATACATCTGTTGGGTGCATACAAAttcttagatctttaacttaatcttgtaaaaaaaaaaaaaaaaaacaggagcaaaaacaaaagtgttgtgtttaaattgtTGTTCAGTATATTTTCTATGCAAACTGGGGGCTTAGTAGACATTATGGCACAACACTACTGACTTGTTGACTGACCAAAAAAGCAGCTTGAGGATATTtggctctttttaaaaaaaaacatttttgagcaAAGATCAATcaagcattaaaaaataatctatCAATCATTAAATACAGTAATCATCAGCTTAATCGTAAGTCTTGGTGAGTTCATCAGTAAGTTGAGGTCCTAAATAGCAATGAAGCACCTACCTCAGTTTTAAATGTAGCAGCATGTTCTTTACATCCTGGGAGTCCTTTGACAAAAGAGGCCAcctgattaaaaaaagagaaacaacttTAAGTAAAAATCTACAGACAGTCCGTCAAACACAAGATGTTTCAATTAATACATGTTTATCCACTAATCAAAGTGCTGCGTAGGCCTTTACTGAACCAACAGGCCGAAAGAGAGCACCGACTCAGAACCAGAAAAGCTCTCCTTGAATATTCATGCACAGTTGTGGTTTCCCCTGAACAACAAGACGCCTTCATGTCGGATGAGTGAAGGAGGAGCATGTCTGCTTTTCATGTGTCGCCGCAGTGCGAGTGTGTGAGCATGTCTGACCTCCTCGGCGCTCCAAGTGGCCACTCTCTTGGCAGTCAGCCCCAGGACCTCGGGCAGCAGCTGGCAGTGTTTGTCCCAGCAGAGAGCCACCCGGTGGGGGGGAGAGGCGGAGATGCCGGGGGAAAACACAGACTCGTGGAGGGCCTGCTGGAGAGAGATGGCGTCTGGAGAggctgaggacagagggagggcaGAAGTCAGTGGGAACGAGGTTTTGACGCTTTATCATGTTTAATTTTACACACAGTCGCACACACCTTTACTGTCGCCAATCTCCTCTTTAACGTAGTGCATTTTCAGGTATTTGGGGACTGGAGCCGTCCTGCAGAAACACAGAAGTTAGAGTCACTCTCCAACACACGGGAACACTTTCTGCATGCGGCACAGCTTGGTGAGATGATTTCATGACTGTACCGTTTAGGCCTTGTTCCATTGTGGCTCTGCTCACTGGCTCCACCTGCTGGCTCAGGCTGAGCATTACGTCCTACACGCTCAGCTTCCACTGTCACCGGTTTCCTAGCAACACAGATAACTGCTCTCAGGTACAGACCACTGGATGGACTTGCATGTGAAACACTGAGAGGAGTTCTCTCGGGAGTTTAAGTGGcgtttaaagtgtgtttgtgctgcttttgtggagctaaatgcacaaacctgttCTGGGAGTCTTCCGCTCCGTCCGGCTGGTCCGGCGTCGAGGATGTCTGTGTCGTAGTGTTGGCGTGAGGGTCCGGGCGTCGGCCACGTGGATGTGGTCCACTGAGGGCGAGGGGTCGTTCTCCACTGAGGCGGTCTGGCAGCAAGCCCTCCTTGTTCAGATTCATCTCCGAGTAGGGACAGCTCAcctgactgcacacacacaaaagacacgGCACCTTTACCCAGGCCCAACACAAAACTGCCAAATGTTCACTTCTGATGCTCTGCGATGTAACAGGTTACAACgaaaaggaagagaaaacagCTAAAAATCACCTTAAAGGCTCAAAACTCCCCCCCACACTCACAAGCAACACATTTACACTGCAGGCAGCCCACACAAggataaatgaaatttaagaaCATTAAgattctttcttcttctcctgtgcACATTACATACACAGTGCCCACACTGATGTGCTGTTTGAGCACAGTGGTACAGCAACACTGACGAAATCAGAATAATTTAGAGTGTGGTTTTCATAAATAGAAATTTGCCCAGAATTTAGGCTAGAATGTACTGATGGAAGGGATACTAAGAAGTATTACACCAAAGCCTAAGATTCTCTAAATCCAACATTCAATCAGACTTTTTTGGGTGACGATTTGATTCAATTttccatttaaattttttttccagcactgACAATTGTGCCATTGTTAAACCATCAAGTCTTGATTCATAAAGATCAACATATCATTCGTTTTATGCCCCGTTTTATGACTTCTTTAAACACAGATGCTACATGGTATCAAGTTTGATATAACCGCCTACTAAGGTCCTGATCAGAGAGAGCGAGTCTTGAGGTTTTCAAAACGCGCACCGCACTGCCTTTATTGTTGAAGATGCCTTCTTTATTTGAAGATAACCACCGAACAGCCATAGCATAAATGTTATTTTGCTGTAAGTAATGTTAAAATCACACATCTGTATCTTTCAGCATAAAAATGGACAAACAGAGGACACCTGCTTTCACTCTGAGGGGGAGAGGCAGTTCTTGTTGGACACAGGGAAACTTAGGTCCATGTGGGTACATGAGAACCTCAAAAAGAGGAAGAATCATGGGAATTACGCAGCTGGTCCAGCAccttttctgctctgagctcAAGTTTTTTCAATTCGAGGTGTTTTCGGGGCGCTCCTGCAGAAATGCAAGGCACTCAGCAATGAAAGAGAAGCGAGCAAATCGCTTCACTGTTAAACTTCCTtcgggatcaataaagttgcatctatccatctatctatctatctatctatctatctatatatcaCTGTCAAGTGGGAACAAAATGAGTAGCCAAGAGATGGCCAAAGGCTTCTTTACAACAACATCTTGAGTTTCCTCGCCTGCAAAAATGGTACGTTCCATTTAAACTGAGTCAGAGTTTCCAAGTTCCCAGTCGGAAATATCAACTGGAATGCCCCCTGTGGTTGGATTTCCGATCAAAGTCGAAAGAACCTCACTAACCCGCCCTCAAAACCCAAGATGGGTTCACCGCACATCAACAGTAGTGAAagctgtttctttctttcttattgTCTCTCAGTAaataagtcacacacacagtactgtcCAACTTCTATCTGTGGAAATGGCGCTACAGTGTTTCTATGTGTAAAAATACAGCGTAATGCTTTGCGCTCCTATCCTGGCTAGAGCAAGCCCCACTGTGAAATAATGATTTTCAGACTTCTTGTACTGGAATGCAGCCAACTCGGGTGTGACATCATTCCCAGCTCCGACCACTAACTTCCAAGGTAAATGGAACGCAGCAAAAGACATCACATTCTTGATTCATAGTCACTTCTCTAGTGTAGCCGACAAACTGTAGTTTTTCTGATAAtcacgtgtttgttgttgggaAAGTAAAATGTGGAAGAAAAAGGGTTTTCCTGTTCTGTCCCCGACTCCGGCTGTAGCCACAGTGTCTGGAAAAGTGCTTCTGCAGGCTACCAGTAAGCTACACCGTTGCTATGGGGGAGGCTCCGATCCTACTTTTGATTTTGAATATAGAAATCGAAAGCTAATTTCGACCGATTTTTGATTTATAATACTGGATTCTTGATGCTTCAACTGACGATTAAGTGATTTAGAAAACAACCATATGTGTGCCACACGACATTAAGACTGAGAAACAATaggaaagagagaaacaagaacaagaaaagAGACTGAGTTTGTGCTACTAACGTGTAGTGGGTCCCATAGCGAGGTCCTCTAATGTGGCCAACCCCGTTGCATCCTGGGGTAGGACATCCTTGGCCCGGGGCAGTCACTAAATCACTGGAGCctaaaacacacgcacacacacacacacacacacacacacacacacacacacacacacacacacacgggaatGTTCATAAAACTAAGGAAACAACTGCAAGACCATTTCCATTTTTAATTCATTATAGATTCCTCCAGAAGTGAaatgaaagcaaacacattGTGCTGACTCATCTGTTGAAATTACAATTTTGGATTCTTCTCCTCAGAAACCTCGACTGACCTCTCTGAATATCAGgcctgacagacaggaagagtgTGTCTCACCGTTGGGATATTGTAGTGGGTGTCCAGTCTTCTGACACCAGCCTACAGGATGCAGATCAGGGCAGTCTGTCTCCACCCAGTAGTCATACTCCGAACTCCAGCCATCAAAATGAATCTAGATGAGAAGAGGGAGGGTTGAAGCAAATCAGACAGAGCTCAGAGCAAGTGAAACACGTCTGGATGAGGAGACCTGTTGTACCTTTAGTCGGTGGTCCTCTGTGTCTGCTATGGTTGCAACACGGATGAGCATGGGGTTCCTCTTATCCACAGCTTCCACTTTCATCCCAATCTGGAAGCCATGTGGAGGTCGCTGCAAACACAAGGCAAACCAACAATCACATGACTACATCTTGACTACGCTTGTACATATTATAAATCTATGTGTATGAGTTGTACCGGTTTAAAAGCCCGAGCAGGAGCAGCCTGTGTGCCCGTCTCTTCCAAATACTTCTCCCATGAGAAACTCTTGGGTTGTTTATATTCTGAGGAGAGGGAATTAGATCCGTTAAGATTCAGTTATGTAACACGTGACCTGTGGATCAAACACTGGTGACAATCTGAACATCTATAGGAACTGACAGCGACATGCATTTCACCATTAATGTAAACTAGCTTCAGTATATTTACTTAAAAAATGTTAACACCAGAAATATGTAATAAATGTAGTAAACTTTCTACAGCAAAATACATCGATCACGCAAGCAAAGAATCACATTATAAGCTTTGTCAGCAGAATCTAGATATGGATTAGTATTTACTCTAGTAATGTTAGATTCTGCATTCCCTACGGTATATTAAAAGAGTTTATACTGACCCACGTGTGTCTTGGTCTGTGTCTTACCAGCTGGAGTGGTCAGAGTTAGCTCAGCCTCTTCACAGTATCCCACAGGATGGATGTATGGACTGCTAGCGTCACACCTTGATAAGAAACAGCTACTAGGTGAACAAGCACGTATTAAGGGATGTCTCAAATACCAGTTTTTGTCATGAGAGACAAGGACACAATTTGCACCATCTTGAAACAACAGTTTTCAGTTAATGCACCTAAAATAATATGACAATGAGCCACTTTGTTAGCACTCAGGTCGCAGTAACATTAGCCATAATAGCtagaaaaaatactttaaaagaCAACTGTTTCCGTAGAGTTTCCAGGTGATTTCCCAGACTCGTTGTAGAGTTATGATATGCCAGTTTCTTATCTGGCACTCAACTTTTTGGGGGTCATCTTCACACTTTTAAAAACTAGTCCATTGACATCTTGGTAGCAAATCAGTAAGCCTGTGGTTACATGGTCCAGTTTTAGTAGTGCTGCACATGAGATGACAGCGAGTCACAGTTATAAAACTACATTTTGTCTAAAAGTCCTTTTCTGAGAATAAATTAATTCTATTGTATGTTTATGCTGAATTGGATGTCAATATCCATGACAATGACTTGAGCACAATTTTAgactttttcaaatgtgttcCAGGTGCATAAACTCTAGTTATGCATGTCCAACTTTTCCAGACTTTATGTCCAATTTCCAATCCACCTCATGTTCATTTCCACATTCTCCATAGCAAAAGCACACCAATACAGTTCCCAGTAGTGCTCCTAATGTATTCAGATCTGAAAAATTAAATATGGTTGAAGTATGTACGTTATACCCTCAAAATGCTATGTTCCCAGGCtcttctgaaaacatttctcaCATGTCCAGATGAAGGTTAATGTACAATGTGGCTGCTACATATAAACCTACGCGCTGCTGTGGACACCACATTAGTTCGGTTCggaaagtcacacaataaccaACAAACTAAACAATCAAGACAGCAGGTAGACGAGCAACTTCCATGTaatgtgaggtaaaattactgtttctgtcaatagAGTCTGCCGGCTTTGAAGgagatataacagcttcagtttcaaATCAGAAAGGGTTGTCTGATGCTGACACTTAAAGTGATGTTGTTTTACTTTAGGTGATCCTTTTTTTAGAGAACGAGGAGCTACTAGTTACTTGTGCCTCTGATTGGAGGGGtttcaattttaaaaacatgttaagAGGACAGATGGACATGCCCCTTAAATCAGGCTCTTACCAATAATCATACGTGTCATCCCAGTTGTCAAAATGAATGAGCAGCCGGTTGTCGACGACAGCAGCAATAGTTGCTACACAGATCAACGATGGGTTCTTCCTGTCCACTGCCTCCAGCTTCATCCCTGCTCTGAATCCAGACGGAGTCACAGActggaataaaaaaacaaaaacatacacgTTTAGCTCACATAAAACCTCAATTTAATAACTTGTTGATTTATACTGTGATTTTTGTGTGCTTGTATTGTTTTCTATGTACTGTAATAAGGGTGTCCTTGCTCTCAGTTGCCTTccctgtttaaataaaggtaataataggaatattactGTGTGCTTCATACTCACTGTGTTGAGGCTCTTGAAAAGGTGTTTTGGGGCCAGCTGACCCCTACAATTCTTCACATACATGCTCCAATTAAACTCTCCGTCCTTACAACCTACAAGACAAACCTGCTCAGTAAAGCTGTTTGTAaaatatttcatacatttttaagtttgtgtgtgtgtgtgtgtgactaccTTTAGGCAACAATAACTTATGCCCGTTCTTCTCACACCAGCCAGCTGGTTTTATATCCCACGAGTCGGCGTTGGCCCAGAAGTCGTAGCATTCTGGGTAACCATCGAAGTGGAGCCTAATCCTATAGCCTTGGATCTGAGAGGCGATGAACAGTCAAATTGTTAAATAAACAGGGATTAATATGGATGTGGTCATATGCT
This DNA window, taken from Epinephelus moara isolate mb chromosome 6, YSFRI_EMoa_1.0, whole genome shotgun sequence, encodes the following:
- the l3mbtl1b gene encoding lethal(3)malignant brain tumor-like protein 4 isoform X2; this encodes MTDTPPSDGPSQGAEFDMMGALDWKDGIATLPGSDIRFRMTEFGTLEIVTDLEVKGQKTEPKPETLDPAQSHTPTPPPEGQSQTGTATIPATQSQPGSSQVKAPGPVLLSLEEGPSMEGPSVEVGPSVEVGSSADMGPNGELSRCRACGSRVARDALLQGKFCSSVCAQPSSGRSSPGEARESQAVEGERLGKRVRKKRKIYMDSGDEEEDNQEEPEEKAKTTKGRRGAKIAKLVTAPANKKRAWSWPSYLEEERAIAVPVKLFKEHQSFPQSRNSFKVGMKLEGLDPSHPSLFCVLTVAEIQGYRIRLHFDGYPECYDFWANADSWDIKPAGWCEKNGHKLLLPKGCKDGEFNWSMYVKNCRGQLAPKHLFKSLNTSVTPSGFRAGMKLEAVDRKNPSLICVATIAAVVDNRLLIHFDNWDDTYDYWCDASSPYIHPVGYCEEAELTLTTPAEYKQPKSFSWEKYLEETGTQAAPARAFKPRPPHGFQIGMKVEAVDKRNPMLIRVATIADTEDHRLKIHFDGWSSEYDYWVETDCPDLHPVGWCQKTGHPLQYPNGSSDLVTAPGQGCPTPGCNGVGHIRGPRYGTHYTQVSCPYSEMNLNKEGLLPDRLSGERPLALSGPHPRGRRPDPHANTTTQTSSTPDQPDGAEDSQNRKPVTVEAERVGRNAQPEPAGGASEQSHNGTRPKRTAPVPKYLKMHYVKEEIGDSKASPDAISLQQALHESVFSPGISASPPHRVALCWDKHCQLLPEVLGLTAKRVATWSAEEVASFVKGLPGCKEHAATFKTEQIDGEAFLLLTQADIVKILSIKLGPALKIYNSILMLKNADEE
- the l3mbtl1b gene encoding lethal(3)malignant brain tumor-like protein 4 isoform X1, coding for MTDTPPSDGPSQGAEFDMMGALDWKDGIATLPGSDIRFRMTEFGTLEIVTDLEVKGQKTEPKPETLDPAQSHTPTPPPEGQSQTGTATIPATQSQPGSSQVKAPGPVLLSLEEGPSMEGPSVEVGPSVEVGSSADMGPNGELSRCRACGSRVARDALLQGKFCSSVCAQPSSGRSSPGEARESQAVEGERLGKRVRKKRKIYMDSGDEEEDNQEEPEEKAKTTKGRRGAKIAKLVTAPANKKRAWSWPSYLEEERAIAVPVKLFKEHQSFPQSRNSFKVGMKLEGLDPSHPSLFCVLTVAEIQGYRIRLHFDGYPECYDFWANADSWDIKPAGWCEKNGHKLLLPKGCKDGEFNWSMYVKNCRGQLAPKHLFKSLNTSVTPSGFRAGMKLEAVDRKNPSLICVATIAAVVDNRLLIHFDNWDDTYDYWCDASSPYIHPVGYCEEAELTLTTPAGKTQTKTHVEYKQPKSFSWEKYLEETGTQAAPARAFKPRPPHGFQIGMKVEAVDKRNPMLIRVATIADTEDHRLKIHFDGWSSEYDYWVETDCPDLHPVGWCQKTGHPLQYPNGSSDLVTAPGQGCPTPGCNGVGHIRGPRYGTHYTQVSCPYSEMNLNKEGLLPDRLSGERPLALSGPHPRGRRPDPHANTTTQTSSTPDQPDGAEDSQNRKPVTVEAERVGRNAQPEPAGGASEQSHNGTRPKRTAPVPKYLKMHYVKEEIGDSKASPDAISLQQALHESVFSPGISASPPHRVALCWDKHCQLLPEVLGLTAKRVATWSAEEVASFVKGLPGCKEHAATFKTEQIDGEAFLLLTQADIVKILSIKLGPALKIYNSILMLKNADEE